The Microplitis demolitor isolate Queensland-Clemson2020A chromosome 8, iyMicDemo2.1a, whole genome shotgun sequence genome has a segment encoding these proteins:
- the LOC103575946 gene encoding uncharacterized protein LOC103575946, which yields MAATATILNNQRPIIFDESVAHYELHAHQPYASSTLNNNDEVRITIQNQNFSILPSKSALHIIGKFTKNDGTAVAETTRLVNMGICHMIKELRLFINGVEIDRNSNVGITSLMKGYLTFSPSELSALENVGWLSNDDTQLTNADGYFDILIPLNLLSGFAEDYQKILINVQLELVLTISNTDINAYIQNPAEGAAGENDKVTLQKIEWIVPYVTLSDKERIQVLNYITGDPSIPISFRTWELYEYPLLPATPRHIWAVKTSTQLEKPRYVVLGFQSARKNDARKNASQFDHCSIRNIKLFLNSQSYPYGDLNLMIDQNQYALLYSMYTNFQSSYYDKQSEPLLAKKKFLDNAPLCVIDCSKQNEAIKSGPVDIRLEFESAVPFPPNTTAYCLVIHDRIIEYNPISSTVRKLI from the coding sequence ATGGCGGCGACGGCGACAATCTTAAACAATCAGAGGCCAATTATATTCGATGAATCAGTTGCACACTATGAATTACATGCACATCAACCGTATGCGTCATCAACGTTGAATAACAACGATGAAGTTCGAATTACTatacaaaatcaaaattttagcaTACTTCCAAGTAAAAGTGCATTACATATAATTGGTAAATTTACGAAGAATGATGGTACTGCAGTTGCTGAAACTACGAGACTAGTTAACATGGGAATTTGTCATATGATTAAAGAATtacgtttatttataaatggtGTTGAAATTGATCGAAATTCGAATGTTGGCATTACAAGTCTCATGAAAGGATATTTAACATTTAGCCCCAGTGAATTAAGTGCTTTAGAGAATGTAGGTTGGTTGTCTAACGATGATACGCAATTAACCAACGCAGAtggttattttgatattttgataCCACTGAATTTACTGAGTGGATTTGCTGaagattatcaaaaaattcttataaatgtTCAGCTAGAGTTAGTTTTAACCATTTCAAATACCGATATCAATGCATACATACAGAATCCAGCAGAAGGAGCCGCAGGTGAAAATGATAAAGTTAcactacaaaaaattgaatggaTAGTTCCATACGTCACATTATCAGATAAAGAAAGAATTCaagtgttaaattatattactggTGATCCATCTATTCCGATTAGTTTTAGAACTTGGGAGTTGTATGAATATCCACTTTTACCTGCAACACCAAGACACATTTGGGCTGTCAAAACATCAACTCAGCTTGAAAAACCACGCTATGTAGTGCTTGGATTCCAATcagcaagaaaaaatgatgcGAGAAAAAATGCTAGTCAATTCGACCACTGTAGcattagaaatataaaattatttttaaattcacagaGCTATCCTTATGGAGATCTTAATCTAATGATTGATCAAAATCAGTATGCTTTATTGTACAGCATGTATACAAATTTTCAGTCTTCATACTACGATAAACAATCCGAACCACTGCTggcgaagaaaaaatttttggataacGCGCCACTGTGCGTTATTGATTGTTCTAAACAAAACGAAGCGATCAAGTCTGGACCGGTAGACATACGTTTAGAATTTGAGTCAGCAGTTCCATTTCCACCTAACACGACTGCTTACTGTCTAGTTATTCACGATCGGATTATTGAGTATAACCCTATAAGCAGTactgtaagaaaattaatctaa